In Oncorhynchus kisutch isolate 150728-3 linkage group LG5, Okis_V2, whole genome shotgun sequence, a genomic segment contains:
- the LOC109891581 gene encoding methyltransferase-like protein 7A, translated as MEFLGLYGMYKRLFPLLAYNITFSYNDKMHENKRNLFRDLCKFCNTDGTLRLLEIGCGSGANFKYYPYGCTVICTDPNPHFEKYLQMSMTASNHLTYESFVVASGEDLMAVQDESVDVVVCTLVLCSVNNVPQVLEEARRILRKGGALYFLEHVESDPSSWIYFFQHMLQPMWYYLGDGCMVTRATWRDLEAAGFSEIQLRHIEAPRVTFMIKPHILGYAIK; from the exons ATGGAGTTTTTGGGCTTATATGGCATGTACAAGCGTTTGTTTCCGCTTCTTGCTTACAATATCACTTTTTCTTACAACGACAAAATGCACGAAAACAAGAGGAACCTTTTCCGAGACTTGTGTAAATTCTGCAACACGGATGGTACACTTCGACTTCTGGAGATTGGCTGCGGTAGTGGGGCCAACTTCAAATACTACCCATACGGTTGCACGGTCATTTGCACAGACCCCAACCCTCACTTTGAGAAGTACCTGCAGATGAGTATGACAGCAAGCAACCACCTGACCTATGAAAGCTTTGTGGTTGCCTCAGGAGAGGACCTGATGGCAGTGCAAGATGAGTCAGTGGATGTTGTTGTCTGCACGCTTGTGCTGTGTTCTGTCAACAACGTGCCACAGGTACTGGAAGAGGCAAGACGGATACTCCGAAAA GGTGGTGCTCTGTACTTTCTGGAGCATGTAGAGTCAGACCCCTCCTCTTGGATATACTTCTTCCAACACATGCTCCAGCCAATGTGGTACTACCTGGGGGACGGCTGCATGGTTACCAGGGCAACGTGGAGAGATCTGGAGGCTGCTGGGTTCTCAGAGATCCAGCTCCGACACATTGAGGCTCCGCGGGTCACTTTCATGATCAAACCACACATTCTTGGATATGCCATCAAGTGA